cagaagttgattgttaatgtttttcttttagacATTCACAGGACACTTTGTCTACTACATCAAGCCAATTCTACCTTTTGCCAAGAGTATTCTTCAGAGTATTGGTTACTGCATTGAAACAGACACCGAGTATAGACTGTCTGACAGTGTCGACCCTGACAAGGCCAAAAAAATGGGATTTGACCTTTTCCTCGCCAGATTAGAATGTGAGTACCTCCTTGAGCTCATGGGCAAGAAATCACACGTGGAATGTCTAGAGATCCTTCATATAAGAGCTGCTCCTCTAAACGCCAGTGCTGGAGATGATGTCCCGGGGCACACAAGTATCTGTAATCCAAATGAGGATGTTCTTCAGGAGGATGGACATGTTGAAGGTGGCTCATTGGTCAATCCAGAGGAACAGCAGAGACAGACGATTAAAACGCATAACCCTCATGATCAAGAAAACTTTGAGACTCAAGATAGTACAATCACTGATGTAGAAAGACCATCCAGCTCATTTATGGCTGATGATAAGTCTATCCTGGAAATGAAGGAGAACTACCCAGACCTGGCTATCCGACAAAAGCCCATTTTCCGGAAGTCTCAGAAAAAGTCTACACAACCTCTTAAAGCCAAGGAGCTGGTTGGATTTAAGCGGTACAGCACAGCCCTGTTCCCTGAGGTCAATACTGACATGAGTGGTCCCCAGTCTATAGCCATGCACAATGAGACCACCCCAAGCAATAATACATTACATATCCCAAATGCAGTTGTAGAAGCTCAATGCTTAGATGACAAACCACTGGTTCTTCGAGTGGAAACGGTGTTGCAAGGATGCAACCGTGAGGGGCCACCGAAAAACTGTATGGTTGAGCTAACTGAGCAAATGGGCAAATTGCACAAGAAAGAACTCTGTGTAGATGAGCCTCTTAAATACCCCATAGAGGAGACCACACAGGCCCAGCTGTGCAATGGAAATAATGTCAATGTCATAGCCCCGCCCACAAAAACTCAAGATGGGATGAGCTTGCCCATTTTATGCACCCAATCTCAAGAGCATATCTGCAACATTGTAGGTTGCAGGAGCTGTGCAGTATCTGATGCCGTTCCTGGACAGGACAACACCATTAAAGAGCCTCCCCAGTCCATTTACATCCCCAGTTCTCTCGCGCCATTGGGACCACTGACTGACCACCATCAGACGGGAAATGAGGGTTCAAATTCTCAACTCCACAGTTGAGtcccacatcgcagcaaccaGACGATGACATCACCCAAACATATGTGATGTTGTAGAAGCACACAGTATTCCTTCCCATCCATGTTAGAAATGGAAATGCATTGACCTCCAAATATGACTATGTATGCTAGCCTAGTACTGACCAGAATTTTTTTGCTATTCTCAATGATGGCAACTTTCCTTTTGATCAAGCATTGAGGAGCCTTAAATGGTAACTTATTTATGAAGAATGTCTGTGTTTCCTATCATCATAGCTTTTTAAGTAAACGAAGGGTTCTTGCTGCTTTTTTATTAACCTGCTAAATAAGTTTTAAGTCATAATAACTTTAGAGCTTGACTCGGTATTGTGCCTTACTAAATGTAAAGACAGTTAAAATGTGTACCCACTTGTCTTAATGAAATGTTCTGCAGGAATGTCTGTCATTGTGTCAAAGTATTCTGGTGCATCTATGTCATACTTCCTTTTATTGTCAGAAAACAggtgcaaacatttttttatgggATCTATAGCCCTGCTAAAACTATACTGAACTTCatacaattgacccttcgctaagccccgccctccttagttactgttgctatgcctgtcaagctttcacgcctggcaaatgtattacagtgtgtatgcaccggtgtcagacattcccaaggagataattagtcatttttggcgaacatgtgaaatatctgagagagcaagacaaaagggactgcagtgtgcattcgagggatatatccacgacataatatgcaaccgattagaaaataatttaatcaaaattgaagctaAAGCCTATGAATGATAACATTTTCCCGCTTATATTTTAGAACGCGCCAGGCTACTGCTCACACGTCGTGGGTCTAATCTACGCCTTGGACCTGGCAAGAGCCAGAGATGCTGAGCTGAGCcatacatcatcaacaacacaaacaaatttccatcttgcctttaatcatcttattttacgttcaaatatatgcattatgaacaaagCACCATCATTATTTCCAAGCAATGATGTGctgagttagctagctagctaacattagcttgctcttaccttggagcaaacataggtgtttttgttaatcctgttgacctttagtgggacattctaaaacgcttaacgtacctaaacagagataaaggaaaaccaagtttctgtcaaattttacttctaataaacacatgctgctgtcaaaagaacgagttcttggtccgcggataaagtgaatatcacgttaagcgttctcaccatagaagtccattataagagaaaacagcttaacgtggcttagacaaatttctgtcattttagttgtaattaatacctcaaaagccaccgtgcattgtgttaaaaagtgcAGTAGGGGCCTTTTTATGCCCTTtctgaaaccaatattaagaaatgaggctgaaaggcaataaagttgctaactcctggcttcagtgttgttacatcgagctgaatagcctgtggagcaaactagaacaaaacagcacaaatgtttctaaaagctctgataaaaagggacagaaatataaatgagatgatacaGCGCGTTCTTGTGGCACGTATGCTCGCGTGGCTATTGCGTCAGTAGGCTTACTGGCGTTGCAgtttatccgcggaccaagagctcgttcttttgacagcagcaagtgtttagtacaaggaaggtttgacataaatttggttttccttgatcactgtttaggtacgttacgccatgttaagctgtttccttataatggacttctatgggggagaaaaagcttaacgtgatattattcactttatccgcggaacaagacctcgttcttttgacagcagcatgtgtttagtacaaggaaggtttgaaagaaatttggttttccttgatcgctgtttaggtacgttaagcgtttttcacgttaagcgttttagaatgtaccacatttagttgtgaatgagGCCTTCCACACTGCTTGATCCACGTCCGACATTTCTCTCCTTGGGTTTTAGGTTTCGGGAAGGGAAAAAATTCCACCACCCCGTCCAAACTTTTAGGATACTGgctatcagatttacacaatccatACGCACAACGCTTTGGCATGTTTCCTTCGctcgaaagcttgacagacctcccgcgcctagttacggttgctaaaccacgattggcctgtggcggttttcaggcgtggcttagcgaagggtcaattacaTGACTCTTGGTGTTAAAGCCACACTATAGGACGTTTGCACACGGTTCCCTTATGTGGTCGATAGGCACAATTGcctgttaccagtgttgtaaataatgtcgctgtataagcttccctgttggcagcgcaatacacgtgaatttgtttgcTAAGCTGGTGGAATCGGCaaatgcagaaacgttgtttggaaaccatgtcaCACTCTTctgcaggcaggggatgggcggggctgtgtgtgccgacccgaacacagaacttacagagcgGCTGTAGTCAATATGAGGCTTCTAAGGTAGCATCGGGGTAGAATTCATCCGGTTAAGAGTTGGTCTACCactaaataattttagagacattattttaaggtaaaaaaactaCAACGTGTGGCTTTAGggaaaacaacaaaatgtaataaaaacatctgttacattttattaaaacttgACTTAAAATTAAGTATTGATATAAATTACATTGGTCAGTAACGCATCCAGTAACTACTAAACACAGATCCCAATGGTTACTTTGTTATAGTATCTGCAGGTCCTCATACAGCAAATTGAACTCAGAAAGAACGCAAAATAAATGCATCTTTACAAAGACCTGCGTACTGTGGAATGAAAAAATAGAAACAGATAATCTACAGTCTTCTGGTAAGCTTAAACCATTTTACATGAATACATTTATACCATAAAAAGcagcatttaaataaaacacctacagtatgtCATATCAACTAACTTACAAATCCACTACTTTGTAAATCGTCAACACGAGAGGAACGTTTGCACAACGTAAATTTAGAGATTCAGGTCACAGAAGTGCTCGCTTCATCTGTCTCTATGTAAGATGATGTATTTGTGGatttatatggccatttgttttCACTTAGATCCTCTACTTGGTCAAGAGCAATTTGCCATTAATATCTTCTCTCTGTTCTCCTCATACTGATGCAGCATCTTCTCAAGATCGTGATCTGCTGGGATTACCTGCCCAccaatttaaacaaacacaaactggtATTAGTGAATGGAACATAAACTGAAAGGTGGTAGACAGGTGATTTTTGTATGGTAACTATTAAAAATACTCACAAGGACTGGAGCAGGGACATTAAAGGACTTCTGATGAATTAGCCAGTCTTCATACAGGTTATGGATTGATTCTAAGTATTCCTAAAGGGTGATGAACAGGGACGATGTGTAATATCAgttttaatgaaatgaaaatattcttACTATACTTTCTTAACACTTTCAGCTTTGAATTGTTTTGGTTTTTATGCCTCAAGGCTTGATTATACAACTCAATAACAGTTGttcatcattttattcttaCCATTGGAATAAccttctcttcctctctgcaCCTCTGCTTAAGCCTCTCATAGCAGGTCTGTGGAGAGGTCTGCAGGTAAACTGTTACcagaacacacatgcacaaaactgACATTACACAACAGAATTTCTTAAAAAGTTACTAATCAAGTAATATTTGCGAGGCAATACTGATTTATATGCCATACCAATAAGGTCCACGGGAATGTCTATGTTCTTAATGATCCACTCAAACCATTCACTTAAAACAGCAAAGTCCACTTCAGGCATCTTTCCACTGTCAACCAAAccaaacataacataacatacatCTTGTTACAATAAGCTCATTGTCTCAATGTTTTGGTGGCACATAAAGCCATTTTAGCCTTAGGATAAATATACCTTTTATAAAGATTCTCCACAAAAATGTACTTTGCACTGTAGATGGACCTTTCCAGCATTCTGATTGGTGCTGTCTGAATACAGAAAtgacattataaaaaataaagctaaTTCAGGATTTTCATTCCAATTTGTTACATAGGGTGGACGTTTATTAGATTCAAATATATGGTTTACTTTATTCTTACGAATGTAAATATAAGTATATACAATAAAGATTTTGTTCAGTTATAAtaatatgattaaaaaaaattgtttcaatacaataaaacagaCGCACATGCCTACAGGGCTCAAAAACACAGCAACTACACACAACTGATTGTAGGGTTgtgtacactcacctaaaggattattaggaacacctgttcaatttctcattaatgcaattatctaatcaaccaatcacatggcagttgcttcaatgcatttaggggtgtggtcctggtcaagacaatctcctgaactccaaactgaatgtcagaatgggaaagaaaggtgatttaagcaattttgagcgtggcatggttgttggtgccagacgggccggtctgagtatttcacaatctgctcagttactgggattttcacgcacaaccatttctagggtttacaaagaatggtgtgaaaagggaaaaacatccagtatgcggcagtcctgtgggcgaaaatgccttgttgatgctagaggtcagaggagaatgggccgactgattcaagctgatagaagagcaactttgactgaaataaccactcgttacaaccgaggtatgcagcaaagcatttgtgaagccacaacacgcacaaccttgaggcagatgggctacaacagcagaagaccccaccgggtaccactcatctccactacaaataggaaaaagaggctacaatttgcacgagctcaccaaaattggacagttgaagactggaaaaatgttgcctggtctgatgagtctcgatttctgttgagacattcaaatggtagagtcagaatttggcgtaaacagaatgagaacatggatccatcatgccttgttaccactgtgcaggctggtggtggtggtgtaatggtgtgggggatgttttcttggcacactttaggccccttagtgccaattgggcatcgtttaaatgccacggcctacctgagcattgtttctgaccatgtccatccctttatgaccaccatgtacccatcctctaatggctacttccagcaggataatgcaccatgtcacaaagctcgaatcatttcaaattggtttcttgaacatgacaatgagttcactgtactagaatggcccccacagtcaccagatctcaacccgatagaacatctttgggatgtggtggaacgggagcttcgtgccctggatgtgcatcccacaaatctccatcaactgcaagatgctatcctatcaatatgggccaacatttctaaagaatgctttcagcaccttgttgaatcaatgccacgtagaattaaggcagttctgaaggcgaaagggggtcaaacaccgtattagtatggtgttcctaataatcctttaggtgagtgtataatagagcttgttaatcgacgtcacgccacgttgaatgttgcgccaacttgggaggatcgctgctagtgtgttcaatgcagtgttttgtttttcttgtttgattaggaaatataactatggtaggtcggtattgctgtgttaaaaagtgCAATAGTAttcaggaaaagcccctggttctttcactttcgatttctccatacattatacaaaacaagtaacggtacatatcaaaacaataatagcagcgGAGTATGATCCACCCAAGATGACggtgcaacatagggcgtgacgtcagcttcacattctctatactgTAAACTGAACATGCCATTGGTGAGACATGTCGATCCAACATTGTCAGTTGGACGTATGTCTGAAGGGTGAGCCCCCATCTAGTTGGGTCCTGGTACATCAAAccctataaaaaataaaatatagtgtTCAAGCCAATTACACCTTTCTACAATGATAACACATACATTTAATGCAATTTTTAAATGAGGCATACAATAAGATTGCAGGACACCCTACAAATCATACCCTACCAATGGATTGCATCCGTGCACATTCCTCCATTTAGACACAGGCTCGGTCAAAACCTGAAGGACAAGAAACATTTAAGTTGTCTCCTAAATACCCAGAGAAAATATAGACTTCAGGTTCTAGCAGAAGCATTGTGCATAAATAAATTCATTACAAATTCAGCATATTACCTCAATGTCACTGGTTTTGCTGAAGTACTCCAGACATGTTGTCTTCCCACTTGCAATATTTCCCTCCAACCAAATCTATGGATGCAAATGAACAAGCACCATGAAGGTTTCTAATATATCACAGTTTCATACACCAAAATATGTGCCCCCCATttcaaagaaaataatttatttatcatGATACAAGATGCAGTTTTGCAGCTTACCACAGATTTCTTATTCTCGCCATTTCTGACCAGTTTGCCTTGAGAAGACGACAACATAATGAAATACATCGACTCGTTTTATCCTTCAGATCACTATCGTTATGGCAGCAATAAAAGCAGCGGGGATGCAGAAGGCAGCAAGCGTAAACCTAAATCAATACTGTTAATGCTTAAGACACGATGatgattatttataaaatactaCTGTGGGTGTTGCCTCcaagacaaaaaataaatcgtgaaatactgcaacaataaCGGAGAACGGCAGCCGGAAGTGGCTTTGCACGGATCGTGACAGCACAGGTGCAGAACTTACTGAGAGATGCGCTGCGGCTGTGGATTCTGCTGCTCCACGCATGTCCGATCAAATGCCTCTTCAGAATAGGAGTCTGACGTGCAAACACATTTGATGGCAGATATTTGTGTGAACACAAAGGTAAAACGACACGACAAATATCTTTTAAAAAGTTAACAGTCATCTCGCTTTTTCATCTATGTCTACTAAAGaaatataaaactacaaaacTGTTGAATGAACTCATGTTACGAACAACGACTACTACCGTGTTTACCAGGTTCGTGTAACGATACTTGCAACAGTGATTATCAACCAAagcatgtcaaaataaaagtctacaCGGCAAAATAAAAGCTTTCTAAAAATATCATTACATAAAGATCGTGAACTTCTATATTTCTCTTATGTATaggcttgttttattatttatatacgtGCACGATTGGCGCACTGAAAATAGACTTATGATTATTGTTAACAGAAAGTTACAATTTAATGCTTTAATATCACAGGAATAAAAAATATcaattaataaaactaataaaaaacactttaaaataatcatttcagTTTTCATCAGCTTCATTATATTTTAGAGGACATTTTCAGACACACTCAAGCACAAATGTGTTCCTAAATTTGAAATGGGTGAtctttattttgacatgactGTCTGCTATGAGActctgtattttcaaaatgataATGCTCTCTAGATCACATGTCGTGAGATTTCCTAATAAGACGTTAATTGCAAACTGAAACATGATCACTGTTCTAGTATATATGTTTATAGTTTCAGTTAGCTAAAGTCATTATGCTGTTTGTTGTATAAGGATgcacttatttattttctgcaacAGTTAAGTGAAACAATACTATTGGGGAAAAAAAGTGACAGGCTAAAGGCCAAGTATGGTAAACCAAACTCAGTATTTGTCCTCTGCATTCAACCTTTttagtgagtagtgaacacacacacacacccagaggAGTGGGCAGCCATTCACCACAATATCCAGAGAGCAATGGGGGTAAATCAAAACGAAAGTTTTttaccttttattaaaaatgagtgaGTCTTAACGACGTCAATAAAGTGAGATGCTCTTAAGCGCTGACAAAATGCGCATTTAGGAGATGCGctcaaacaaaactaaattccatgacatcacgctacacttcagcctctcatcaaagttcttgtccaatcaaatccgctttagaatccgaagagtcccgcccccttcTTACACTAGCAGAGCTGCGGAAGTGGCGCCTCATATCGggttgttgctagaagggataTAGCCTcggccggaagtggtgcaaaatctcgccatataattacaataaattacattagctaactcCTACACCTAAACCTAAcgccaaccctaaacctaaccttacaataataaaaaaatattaatcaactgttttcaaCGTGACAAAGATTATGCAGTATTGAAGTGctcatgcccagtggaggtagctgtatcccttctagtcaaaacccTCATATCAAGTTAGGTAAAAACGAAGGATGGAGCGAGGTGTAGATGGGCAGGTCAACCGCAAGTGGGTGGGACTTAAGTCGCAAGTGGGTTGTACAAACCTCCAGAGGATTTGATTGGTTTATTTAATGTCGTGTGTTGTAGTATTGGTTCATGATTCACAGTTGGTGTAGTATCTTGGGATAGTAACAAAAAGAAGACTCAGAGAAGGCCATAATTCTCGATGGTCTCTTTATTGAGGAATCACATCACAGctttgtcacggtcctgcctttttggttctgtatttctagtcgtgtggcaggatcgggacggagcccttaggttttatgtgagagagccatgagttgtttacgttttctacatctcatgtgctttctcgtgtctagtcattggccccgcccctctcgtttcatgtattgcttccctgccgtgtctaatgtttcccacctgccctgtgtcattatccatcgtttgtcttgcctttatattgccctcttgtttcattgtcttgttgcttggTCATTGTTTAAAGATGTCTTTGGTTACCTCTCGTCTTGCCTTGTCCACCCTTACCTTGCCTGTTGattttgacgttgtgtcgtaagtttgttttgttattttttctagttttgccccatcgagggaagtcttttgtttgagttcttgttttgttactgtgtccgttttttccccattgtgggttttttggtttgtttctttgtctttctggttgttaaccccttcatccccgctgcctgcaattgggttcttccactccaCACCCGACCGTGACAAGCTTcagacatgcacacaaaagCATACACTGGCGCAACACACTGCGCTTCTTCAGAGCATTTGAAGTCCCATTGACAATCCTTTTTTTcgtgaaatattgcagcgtttattgtaaatagtttatcaatgtggtcATCTTCTTTtgtaaattcatgtaccctcataatcttcagttaaaatctgaaaatgcaattccgccctgaaatgactatccatctcaaattaTGTAAATTAGACAGCTTGGCCGGAGCATACGTTAACCCCTTTttccttcaactgtcagtctgctgccagtttcatttcaaaatcaatggaacagctgtttttacacatacaATAAAATTGCAGAGAAAAACGCAAgtcacgcccactaattttctcctttgaaattccttttcactcgaaaatgtgtcagaatacggaagtaaaaacgattgcgacttccggttcacggggactttaaatgtaGCTTTGCCAGGCTGTCTGATTGTGTGCCGTAAACAAAatgctattggttattttaaaagggggtgGGGTAACTCGAGATGTCTcgcgctctctgcatttttcatttgaaataacgtcaacatatcaaataatgctgcacATTCCAAGGCATTGCAGTCACTGATCAGTGATTATTTTTGGCGTAAATGTGGGCGCCGCCATttttgagctgtttgtgtttagacttcTGGTGCACCACTATAGCTAATGACAGTCGTATTGCGAGTGAGACAAgtgtgctgttttgatgctagttaatatttattatggaacccAAAGGTACAAGCTTAATGTGTGCAGTTAGAAGTTGCCATAATAGCCggtacaaacacaaaaaatgtctacaaaacatgtttttacctTAATCCACGCCTCATAGCTTAATCTGGATGTCGCGCACCCTATGATCTGTatccattattcattattttagcctAGTGGATGCCCTTTCTCCTGGACAATTCACCTTCTTGACtaaaataactaataaacataGTTCAAAGGCAGGCATTTATGGGGAGAGTGACactaaatgtagaaaaatataattattatatatcatatattatatataaacaaaacatatttagcacaaataaataaacaatatgcaaatagtggtataataatattagcagcagttaaaaTTGAGCTGTtagcatttttatatgtatttatcagTTTAAAACTTAACAGGCTAAAGCAAACCTTCCTGCCAACGGATCGCAGCTGCATGACTAAGTTAACAGTTACAGGATATCACATTTTCGttaatttggcagatgcttttatccaaatcacatttaacattttgtcaacacgttaAACAGTATTGATAGCCTAGTTTACCAGGCCATGCTACCAtgaggattaaagctgaagtaaacaagggagagaatgaacaacatgaaatcatttttatttaatagacataaaaacagacagttattggttagtatgTTTTGAACAGGACCGGGAGATGCCACACCAATGATTCTCCCCACAAAGCATGTTATCAAAGCAGCATATAGGAACCGGGAGACACCATGCCAGCGATTCTGCCCGCAAAGCAGGTTATAGGAACCGGGAGACGCCACGCCAACGATTCTCCCCGCAAAGCAGCAGCATGGTCCTGGAACAGCTAATAACAGGAAGGTGTCATAACAATCCTCCCCAACCTACTCTCAACAACGAAATACGAGTTACCAAATTGTGCTTTACAAACATAATGATATCTCTACAAAAAGGGTTTACATACCTAATGATCCGATGATGTACTGCGCGATGACACATACCACACTCATATGAGAGAAGAGAACTCTTTCGCTGCTACCACAGCTGATACTCCGGCATCCGTTAAAACAAAGCACAGAAAAGGAAGCCCTAAAGGCAAACCACACTAAACCAAGCGTacacataataaaatacaaacgcCTTACCATCCCCGGTGCACTAAAGACTTACCTGGGAATGAGCAGCATACTACACAGTGCATCCCCACTGTCACCCTTAACGAACCGTAATACCGCATAATACAGCGCCAACGAGGCACACCATTGGAAAATGTGTTGTCACGTCACGCACGCCACACTTAGtggtaatataaatatatgataTAATAAAACAACTAGGCCAACAGCTACAGCTCCAACCACATACCTCTGTGATCCACAAAGACGAAGGGGCAGGTCCCAGACCATGACGTACCCCAAGAGGCATAACCAACAGGCCTTTATACCAAACCAACAGTAGCTCATTGGTCACACATTAAGTGATTGTTAAGTGGTTGTGACGCATGCCTCATTACAAGCTGACCGTGGTTCATTACAACCTAACGCGTGTTTCGTCACCCACTCCACTACATCTACCCCTCCTCTTTGTGTCGCCGTCTTGACGATGTACACTGCCCACATACTAGTCCCAAACAACCCAGAACATATACTAGACACTGACTCCGGAATAATTACAGCTT
This region of Triplophysa rosa linkage group LG1, Trosa_1v2, whole genome shotgun sequence genomic DNA includes:
- the si:ch211-189a15.5 gene encoding uncharacterized protein si:ch211-189a15.5, translating into MTNSVDDQTPVSRKDVLVKYLQHYDRVSSEGNVKVCSDRQVTDEARRVLLSEEEPRKRFNTLDLYRALYECVQYTDYQRHIQGFIKATELLEMFCVNLFLFPWKKEIKTLKTFTGHFVYYIKPILPFAKSILQSIGYCIETDTEYRLSDSVDPDKAKKMGFDLFLARLECEYLLELMGKKSHVECLEILHIRAAPLNASAGDDVPGHTSICNPNEDVLQEDGHVEGGSLVNPEEQQRQTIKTHNPHDQENFETQDSTITDVERPSSSFMADDKSILEMKENYPDLAIRQKPIFRKSQKKSTQPLKAKELVGFKRYSTALFPEVNTDMSGPQSIAMHNETTPSNNTLHIPNAVVEAQCLDDKPLVLRVETVLQGCNREGPPKNCMVELTEQMGKLHKKELCVDEPLKYPIEETTQAQLCNGNNVNVIAPPTKTQDGMSLPILCTQSQEHICNIVGCRSCAVSDAVPGQDNTIKEPPQSIYIPSSLAPLGPLTDHHQTGNEGSNSQLHS
- the tk2 gene encoding thymidine kinase 2, mitochondrial isoform X1, coding for MTVNFLKDICRVVLPLCSHKYLPSNVFARQTPILKRHLIGHAWSSRIHSRSASLSKLVRNGENKKSVIWLEGNIASGKTTCLEYFSKTSDIEVLTEPVSKWRNVHGCNPLGLMYQDPTRWGLTLQTYVQLTMLDRHVSPMTAPIRMLERSIYSAKYIFVENLYKSGKMPEVDFAVLSEWFEWIIKNIDIPVDLIVYLQTSPQTCYERLKQRCREEEKVIPMEYLESIHNLYEDWLIHQKSFNVPAPVLVIPADHDLEKMLHQYEENREKILMANCS
- the tk2 gene encoding thymidine kinase 2, mitochondrial isoform X2, producing the protein MTVNFLKDICRVVLPLCSHKYLPSNVFARQTPILKRHLIGHAWSSRIHSRSASLSKLVRNGENKKSVIWLEGNIASGKTTCLEYFSKTSDIEVLTEPVSKWRNVHGCNPLGLMYQDPTRWGLTLQTYVQLTMLDRHVSPMTAPIRMLERSIYSAKYIFVENLYKSGKMPEVDFAVLSEWFEWIIKNIDIPVDLIVYLQTSPQTCYERLKQRCREEEKVIPMEYLESIHNLYEDWLIHQKSFNVPAPVLVGR